In Oryza brachyantha chromosome 2, ObraRS2, whole genome shotgun sequence, a single window of DNA contains:
- the LOC102701608 gene encoding L-lactate dehydrogenase A produces the protein MKKATSLSELGFDADGASSGFFRPVADGGSTTPTSHRRRLTKISVIGAGNVGMAIAQTILTRDMADEIALVDALPDKLRGEMLDLQHAAAFLPRVRLVSDTDMSVTRGSDLAIVTAGARQIPGETRLNLLQRNVALFRKIVPPLAEHSPEALLLIVSNPVDVLTYVAWKLSGFPASRVIGSGTNLDSSRFRFLLAEHLQVNAQDVQAYMVGEHGDSSVAIWSSMSVAGMPVLKSLRESHERFDEEALEGIRRAVVDSAYEVISLKGYTSWAIGYSVASLAASLLRDQHRIHPVSVLASGFHGIPHDHQVFLSLPARLGRAGVLGVAEMELTEEEARRLRRSAKTLWDNCHLLDL, from the exons ATGAAGAAGGCGACGTCGCTGTCGGAGCTCGGGTTCGACGCGGACGGCGCGTCGTCGGGGTTCTTCAGGCCGGTGGCGGACGGCGggtcgacgacgccgacgtcgcACCGGCGGCGCCTGACGAAGATCTCGGTCATCGGCGCCGGCAACGTCGGGATGGCGATCGCGCAGACCATCCTGACGCGTGACATGGCGGACGAGATCGCGCTGGTGGACGCGCTGCCGGACAAGCTGCGCGGGGAGATGCTTGACCTGCAGCACGCGGCGGCGTTCCTGCCGCGCGTGCGCCTCGTCTCCGACACCGACATGTCCGTGACGCGGGGGTCGGACCTGGCCATCGTGACGGCCGGCGCGCGGCAGATCCCCGGCGAGACGCGGCTGAACCTGCTGCAGCGGAACGTGGCGCTGTTCCGGAAGATCGTGCCGCCGCTGGCGGAGCACTCGCCGGAGGCGCTGCTGCTGATCGTGTCGAACCCGGTGGACGTGCTGACGTACGTGGCGTGGAAGCTGTCGGGGTTCCCggccagccgcgtcatcggcTCCGGCACCAACCTCGACTCCTCCCGGTtccgcttcctcctcgccgagcATCTCCAGGTCAACGCGCAGGACGTCCAG GCGTACATGGTGGGAGAGCACGGGGACAGCTCGGTGGCGATATGGTCGAGCATGAGCGTGGCGGGGATGCCGGTGCTCAAGTCGCTGCGGGAGAGCCACGAGAGGTTCGACGAGGAGGCGCTGGAGGGCATCCGGCGCGCCGTGGTGGACAGCGCCTACGAGGTGATCAGCCTCAAGGGCTACACCTCCTGGGCCATCGGCTACTCCGTCGccagcctcgccgcctccctcctccgcgaCCAGCACCGCATCCACCCCGTCTCCGTCCTCGCCTCCGGCTTCCACGGCATCCCCCACGACCACCAGGTCTTCCTCAGCCTCCCCGCCCGcctcggccgcgccggcgtcctcggcgtcgccgAGATGGAGCtcaccgaggaggaggcccgccgcctccgccgctccgccaAGACGCTCTGGGACAACTGCCACCTGCTCGACCTCTAA